A window from Mycolicibacterium tokaiense encodes these proteins:
- a CDS encoding DoxX family protein, whose amino-acid sequence MATSTSLDNRLSTYTPTALGVFRIVFGVLFLCHAGAHLIGWPGGQAAAIGQWPYFYAGVIELVTGLLITIGLFTRIAAFIASGTMAVAFFLQHVPSGGIIPMNNGGEAAVLYCFAFLFLAFAGAGALALDNRRR is encoded by the coding sequence ATGGCGACCTCCACCAGTCTCGACAACCGCCTGAGCACCTACACCCCCACCGCGCTGGGCGTGTTCCGCATCGTCTTCGGCGTACTGTTCCTCTGCCACGCCGGCGCCCATCTGATCGGCTGGCCGGGTGGCCAGGCCGCCGCCATCGGTCAGTGGCCGTACTTCTACGCCGGCGTGATCGAACTGGTCACCGGCCTCCTCATCACCATCGGGTTGTTCACCCGGATCGCGGCTTTCATCGCCTCCGGCACCATGGCCGTCGCCTTCTTCCTGCAGCACGTACCGTCGGGTGGCATCATCCCGATGAACAACGGGGGCGAAGCCGCGGTGCTGTACTGCTTCGCGTTCCTGTTCCTGGCATTCGCCGGCGCGGGCGCCCTGGCACTCGACAACCGGCGGCGTTAG
- a CDS encoding VOC family protein, producing the protein MSVSPVRLNHAVLFVADVDRSVEFYTEVLGMQTVSRETQMGAAFLRLPRSGNHHDLGVFEIPGATTPPRGSVGLYHLAWQLDTVDELIEIRRILRDSGAYTGESSHGATKSVYGADPDGNQFEIMWMLPRHAWGEYESSSVVERLDLAAESARWSGIRTAGDLITPSPKEN; encoded by the coding sequence ATGTCCGTCTCACCTGTCCGCCTGAACCATGCCGTGCTGTTCGTCGCCGACGTCGACCGCTCGGTCGAGTTCTACACGGAAGTGTTGGGCATGCAGACCGTCAGCCGGGAAACGCAGATGGGCGCGGCCTTTCTGCGCCTACCCCGGTCGGGCAACCATCACGACCTCGGAGTGTTCGAGATTCCGGGAGCGACCACCCCGCCCCGCGGGTCGGTCGGCCTGTACCACCTGGCTTGGCAACTCGACACCGTCGACGAGTTGATCGAGATCCGCCGGATCCTTCGGGATTCCGGCGCCTACACCGGCGAATCGAGCCACGGCGCCACCAAGAGCGTCTACGGAGCCGATCCCGATGGCAACCAGTTCGAAATCATGTGGATGCTGCCACGACACGCCTGGGGAGAATACGAGAGTTCCTCGGTGGTCGAAAGGCTGGACCTGGCAGCGGAATCCGCACGCTGGTCAGGCATCCGCACCGCCGGCGACCTCATCACCCCCTCACCCAAGGAGAACTGA
- a CDS encoding MarR family winged helix-turn-helix transcriptional regulator, producing MNAGLTRDELAAWVRLASVLELLPGVLDSQLRSDAELLHFEYQVLSVLSEAPKRTMRMSALAAYTNATPPRLSHVVTRLQGRGFIERFACTEDARATNARLTAAGWRKVRDAAPGHSALVRELVIDALTPQQVTQLAAIGEAILGRLDPDGAKTSTYHRYDG from the coding sequence GTGAATGCAGGACTGACCCGGGACGAGCTGGCGGCATGGGTCCGGCTGGCGTCGGTCCTCGAATTGCTCCCCGGTGTGCTGGACTCCCAGCTGCGTTCCGATGCCGAGCTGCTGCACTTCGAGTACCAGGTGCTGTCGGTGTTGTCGGAGGCTCCCAAGCGCACCATGCGGATGAGTGCCCTGGCTGCCTACACCAACGCGACACCCCCGCGGTTGTCCCATGTGGTGACACGTCTGCAGGGCCGCGGCTTCATCGAGCGATTCGCCTGTACCGAGGATGCCCGGGCCACGAATGCACGGCTGACTGCCGCCGGTTGGCGCAAGGTGCGCGACGCCGCGCCGGGGCATTCGGCCCTCGTGCGTGAGCTGGTGATCGACGCGCTGACGCCGCAGCAGGTGACTCAGCTCGCCGCGATCGGCGAAGCGATCCTGGGCCGCCTCGATCCGGACGGGGCAAAAACAAGCACCTACCACCGTTACGACGGCTGA
- a CDS encoding heme-binding protein — protein MAVAGVIAAPLLLAAPALAAPPQNCSTADLAGVASGVSAATSAYLFTHPAVNDFFTSLQGEAPEAMQPKVDEYFAANPQVGAELKNIRKPLQDIRLRCGDTDGDGDVDIL, from the coding sequence GTGGCCGTAGCGGGCGTGATCGCGGCGCCGCTGCTGCTGGCCGCACCCGCCCTGGCCGCACCGCCACAGAATTGCTCGACCGCCGATCTGGCGGGTGTGGCGTCGGGGGTGTCGGCGGCGACGTCGGCCTACCTGTTCACCCACCCGGCCGTCAACGACTTCTTCACCAGCCTGCAAGGTGAGGCGCCAGAGGCGATGCAGCCCAAGGTCGACGAGTACTTCGCCGCCAATCCCCAGGTGGGAGCTGAGCTCAAGAACATTCGTAAACCGTTGCAGGACATCCGTCTCCGATGTGGTGACACCGACGGCGACGGTGACGTCGATATCCTGTAG
- a CDS encoding TetR/AcrR family transcriptional regulator: MGRPREFDEDSALAAAAEVFRQQGYAATSIDHLVRATGIHRGSLYGTFGSKHGLFMRVLETVTAPATDPERRLDLILVALLELAPSDIHVRQRISALLEGNGIDERQLGLRLLARGGLRRERTTHDQ; the protein is encoded by the coding sequence GTGGGGCGACCGAGAGAGTTCGACGAAGACAGCGCCCTCGCCGCTGCGGCGGAGGTGTTCCGACAACAGGGTTACGCCGCGACCTCCATCGATCACCTGGTGCGCGCGACGGGAATCCATCGTGGCAGCTTGTATGGCACGTTCGGCAGCAAGCACGGACTGTTCATGCGGGTGCTCGAGACCGTCACCGCACCGGCGACCGACCCTGAGCGGCGCCTGGACCTCATCCTGGTGGCCCTGCTGGAGCTCGCCCCTTCCGATATCCATGTCCGCCAACGGATCTCGGCCCTCCTCGAGGGGAACGGGATCGATGAACGACAGCTGGGCCTGCGCCTGCTGGCCCGCGGCGGACTCCGACGTGAGAGGACCACCCATGACCAATAA
- a CDS encoding ester cyclase → MTEHDDFEVLYTRYLDACNAHDVDAMMEFYAPGITVNDVVMPPEAVAEQFPPLFTAFPDWRWGIRHVWTGADTIALHFTVTGTHRGTFLGVPATGRTVSAAEFTVYRIHDGAFTAVWDLMDTAALLDQIRGTA, encoded by the coding sequence ATGACCGAACACGATGACTTCGAAGTCCTCTACACGCGTTATCTAGACGCCTGCAACGCTCATGACGTCGATGCCATGATGGAGTTTTATGCCCCCGGCATCACGGTCAATGACGTGGTGATGCCGCCCGAGGCGGTGGCCGAGCAGTTTCCGCCGCTGTTCACCGCGTTTCCCGACTGGCGTTGGGGCATCCGCCATGTGTGGACCGGAGCGGACACCATCGCCCTGCATTTCACAGTCACGGGTACCCATCGCGGAACCTTCCTCGGTGTTCCCGCCACCGGGCGCACAGTAAGCGCGGCCGAGTTCACCGTCTACCGGATCCACGACGGCGCCTTCACCGCAGTGTGGGATCTCATGGACACCGCCGCCCTGCTCGATCAGATCCGCGGCACGGCCTGA
- a CDS encoding SMI1/KNR4 family protein — MPYLLPLPSVDAFWRDDLYQLRTRVTSAVGAADIAQWEAQHGVHLPEPLAALYRQRNGGVSDWLNALVEPRGPVSLHAYFGNHWSPLVGAGTTLGEVSDGIDFGEAAASYRHALGSDADRLWVVASYGSSKYLVLDYRGSSSEPAVMLVDDDALFAGDGFRVVAQSFQAFLAACRREIAHPLRVWSVDGSAVADLADRLTAQLSAVPQPPARMAIDGSWEPQYGQGHLGLPDPCLAAEFQPDFGAVRQFSGGGLGDATLRVYTNGSTQHTRAERFAGDKAVLVSLMLPVVSPTPLPPAVVFAIEEAIDAGGTPWRRWLDTDSAKFVAEDDLLSP, encoded by the coding sequence ATGCCGTATCTGCTGCCGCTGCCATCGGTTGACGCGTTCTGGCGCGACGACCTCTACCAGCTGCGCACCCGGGTGACGTCGGCCGTCGGTGCTGCGGACATCGCGCAGTGGGAGGCTCAGCACGGAGTGCACCTGCCCGAGCCGTTGGCGGCGCTGTACCGGCAGCGCAACGGCGGCGTCTCCGACTGGCTGAACGCGCTGGTCGAGCCGCGGGGACCGGTGTCGCTGCACGCCTACTTCGGAAATCACTGGTCGCCGCTGGTCGGGGCCGGCACCACGCTCGGCGAGGTGTCCGATGGTATCGACTTCGGCGAGGCCGCCGCGAGCTACCGGCACGCCCTGGGGTCCGACGCCGATCGGCTGTGGGTGGTCGCGAGTTACGGCAGCAGCAAGTACCTGGTGCTGGACTATCGTGGCAGCAGCAGCGAACCCGCGGTCATGCTCGTCGATGACGACGCACTGTTCGCCGGCGACGGATTCCGAGTGGTGGCGCAGAGCTTCCAGGCGTTCCTGGCGGCCTGCCGGCGCGAGATCGCCCACCCACTGCGGGTGTGGTCGGTGGACGGCAGCGCCGTCGCCGATCTCGCCGACCGACTCACCGCACAGCTGTCCGCGGTACCGCAGCCGCCGGCCCGGATGGCCATCGACGGTAGCTGGGAACCGCAGTACGGCCAGGGCCACCTGGGCCTGCCCGATCCCTGTCTCGCCGCCGAGTTCCAGCCCGACTTCGGTGCGGTGCGCCAATTCTCCGGCGGCGGACTCGGTGACGCGACCCTGCGGGTGTACACCAATGGCAGCACCCAGCACACCCGCGCCGAACGCTTCGCCGGGGACAAGGCCGTGCTGGTCAGCCTGATGTTGCCGGTGGTTTCGCCGACGCCGTTGCCACCGGCCGTGGTTTTCGCGATCGAGGAAGCGATCGATGCCGGCGGGACCCCGTGGCGGCGCTGGCTGGACACCGATTCCGCGAAGTTCGTCGCCGAGGACGACCTGCTCTCGCCGTAG
- a CDS encoding 3-oxoacyl-ACP reductase family protein, with translation MSLPLSGRRALVTGGSRGIGAAIVRRLVADGADVAFTYQSSAQRADDLAAELSQHGPTVVALQADSADPEAIRGAVEAAATALGGLDILVNNAGVGAFGTVDSFPLEEFDRLVAVNVRGVFVASQAAVPHFTTNGRIITIGSVNGDRIPVAGLAVYAMTKSAVAGLTRGMARDLGPRGITANNIAVGPTDTDMNPDNEGELAQGNRAATALGRYGQPDEIASVVAYLALPETGYVTGATWTVDGGFNA, from the coding sequence ATGAGCCTTCCCTTGTCCGGCCGCCGCGCCCTCGTCACCGGCGGTTCCCGCGGTATCGGCGCCGCGATCGTCCGGCGGCTGGTCGCCGACGGCGCCGACGTCGCATTCACCTACCAGTCCTCGGCGCAGCGGGCAGACGATCTGGCTGCCGAGCTGTCCCAGCACGGCCCGACCGTCGTTGCGCTGCAGGCAGACAGCGCTGACCCCGAAGCAATCAGGGGCGCTGTCGAGGCTGCCGCAACTGCACTGGGCGGACTCGACATCCTGGTGAACAACGCCGGCGTCGGCGCGTTCGGAACCGTCGACTCCTTCCCGCTCGAGGAGTTCGACCGGCTGGTCGCGGTCAATGTGCGCGGGGTGTTCGTGGCCAGCCAGGCCGCGGTCCCCCACTTCACCACCAACGGCCGGATCATCACCATCGGCAGTGTGAACGGCGACCGGATCCCGGTGGCGGGTCTGGCGGTCTACGCCATGACCAAGTCGGCGGTGGCCGGCCTGACCCGCGGTATGGCTCGCGATCTCGGACCGCGCGGCATCACGGCCAACAACATCGCCGTCGGACCCACCGACACCGACATGAACCCCGACAACGAGGGCGAGCTCGCCCAAGGCAACCGGGCAGCCACCGCCCTCGGGCGGTACGGGCAGCCCGACGAAATTGCCAGCGTCGTCGCGTATCTGGCGCTACCGGAAACGGGATACGTCACCGGCGCCACCTGGACCGTGGACGGCGGGTTCAACGCCTGA
- a CDS encoding SDR family oxidoreductase, producing the protein MGAFEGKTAVVTGASTGIGLATARRFVDEGAHVFITGRRRPELENAAAALGPSATPIVGDIAESADLDRLYAAVRERGRGLDVLFANAGNATFAPLAQATEDDYERNLNVNVRGTWLTIQKALPLFNTRAAVVVNASVRATDGLENFGLYSASKAAVRSLAQTWANELKDSGIRVNTVSPGAIDTPALERIIGAEAAVAFKTDSAKQVPIGRLGTPEEVASAVAFLASDEASFIYGTNLYIDGGELQF; encoded by the coding sequence ATGGGAGCATTCGAAGGCAAGACCGCGGTGGTCACCGGCGCCAGCACCGGCATCGGGCTCGCCACCGCACGACGATTCGTCGACGAAGGTGCTCACGTCTTCATCACTGGCCGGCGACGGCCCGAGTTGGAGAACGCCGCGGCCGCACTGGGCCCGTCGGCCACACCGATCGTGGGCGACATCGCCGAGTCTGCTGATCTGGATCGGCTGTACGCCGCAGTCCGGGAGCGTGGGCGCGGGCTCGACGTGCTGTTCGCCAACGCGGGTAACGCCACCTTCGCCCCCTTGGCGCAGGCCACCGAGGACGACTACGAAAGAAACCTCAACGTCAACGTCCGCGGTACATGGCTCACCATCCAGAAAGCGTTGCCGCTGTTCAATACTCGCGCAGCCGTGGTGGTGAACGCTTCGGTGCGGGCCACCGACGGACTGGAGAACTTCGGGCTGTACTCGGCGTCCAAGGCGGCGGTCCGGTCTCTGGCGCAGACCTGGGCCAACGAACTCAAAGACAGCGGCATCCGGGTCAACACCGTGTCACCGGGCGCCATCGACACCCCGGCGCTGGAGCGGATCATCGGCGCGGAAGCGGCGGTTGCTTTCAAAACCGATTCCGCCAAGCAGGTTCCGATCGGCAGACTCGGCACGCCCGAGGAAGTAGCATCCGCAGTGGCTTTCCTGGCCTCCGATGAGGCCAGCTTCATCTACGGCACCAACCTCTACATCGACGGCGGCGAACTCCAGTTCTGA
- a CDS encoding TetR/AcrR family transcriptional regulator, with amino-acid sequence MNEALERAMVVFWERGYDGATLCDLTDAMGITRTSMYAAFGNKEELFLKALHRYLEGPAGYFAAALEQPTARGVAQAFLAGSVQTTTRSNTPAGCLTVQGALAAGDAGAHARDTLTACREQTWAALRNRFRRAIREGDLPRDSDPGLLARYLLTVGNGIAVQAAGGVGRKALQAVADGALRQWPPC; translated from the coding sequence ATGAACGAAGCCTTGGAGCGCGCCATGGTGGTGTTCTGGGAACGTGGCTATGACGGGGCCACGCTCTGTGATCTCACTGACGCCATGGGCATCACCCGCACCAGCATGTATGCCGCTTTCGGGAACAAAGAGGAGCTCTTCCTCAAGGCGCTGCACCGCTATCTGGAGGGTCCGGCAGGATACTTCGCAGCTGCGCTGGAGCAGCCGACAGCGCGCGGGGTGGCGCAGGCCTTCCTCGCGGGTTCGGTGCAGACCACCACCCGCAGCAACACCCCGGCCGGATGCCTCACGGTGCAGGGGGCGCTGGCGGCGGGCGACGCGGGCGCGCACGCTCGTGACACCCTGACTGCGTGTCGCGAGCAGACCTGGGCGGCCCTGCGGAACCGCTTTCGGCGGGCCATCAGGGAAGGCGACCTGCCGCGGGATTCGGACCCGGGGCTGCTGGCGCGCTACCTGCTCACCGTGGGCAACGGCATCGCCGTCCAGGCCGCGGGTGGTGTCGGCCGCAAGGCCCTCCAGGCAGTGGCCGACGGTGCCCTGCGGCAGTGGCCGCCCTGCTGA
- a CDS encoding NAD(P)H-binding protein, which yields MSTDRPILVTGATGTTGSRVVSGLRRAGVAVRAASRTPAPDRVVFDWQDTASHARVLSGVRAVYLVAPVELELVTPFLEVASTERIRRVVQLSSSAVQRGDPGLGAIHDQIATSFPEHTILRPSWFMQNFVGEHPLAQGIRHRRELITATGEGRLGFIDADDIAAVAVQALLAGEPIAPELILTGPEALSYPQAADLITDVSGTAVHHVDLSTEQYLRHLTAAGYPQDLATTLAALDNQIRNGAQNFVTDTVLHITGRSPRSLRRFLIEHRDALAA from the coding sequence ATGAGTACCGATCGGCCGATCCTGGTGACCGGAGCCACCGGCACCACCGGCAGTCGTGTGGTCAGCGGCCTGCGCCGAGCCGGGGTTGCCGTCCGGGCGGCCAGCAGGACCCCGGCACCGGACCGGGTGGTTTTCGACTGGCAGGACACCGCGTCGCACGCGCGTGTGCTGTCCGGAGTCCGCGCGGTGTATCTCGTCGCTCCTGTGGAGCTCGAACTGGTGACCCCGTTTCTGGAGGTCGCCTCCACCGAGCGGATTCGGCGCGTGGTCCAACTCAGCTCATCGGCAGTGCAGCGGGGCGATCCGGGCCTCGGCGCCATCCACGATCAGATCGCCACGTCGTTCCCCGAGCACACCATCCTGCGCCCGTCCTGGTTCATGCAGAACTTCGTGGGCGAGCATCCGCTGGCCCAGGGCATCCGTCACCGGCGTGAACTGATCACTGCCACCGGCGAGGGCCGGTTGGGCTTCATCGACGCCGACGACATTGCCGCCGTGGCAGTGCAGGCGCTCCTCGCGGGCGAACCCATTGCTCCCGAACTGATACTCACCGGGCCCGAGGCGCTGTCGTACCCGCAGGCCGCGGACCTCATCACCGACGTCAGCGGCACAGCGGTGCACCACGTCGACCTCAGTACCGAGCAGTACCTGCGCCACCTCACCGCTGCGGGTTATCCCCAGGACCTGGCCACGACGCTGGCCGCGCTCGACAACCAGATACGCAACGGCGCACAGAATTTCGTCACCGACACGGTCCTCCACATCACCGGCAGGTCGCCACGCTCACTGCGACGCTTCCTCATCGAGCACCGGGATGCGTTGGCCGCCTGA
- a CDS encoding nuclear transport factor 2 family protein, translating to MTTEHDIRMHTDRVMDSMLACMRNNDMRSFTDLFASDCVMDFPFAPPGYPTLHSRDDVWEYVKDYSSVLRIDEVIEHRRHHTMDPMTAIVEFSARGQALRTGNSYVVNYISVVEVGPDGIRRYSDYWNALAAATAIGGVESLMSEFAGPAR from the coding sequence ATGACCACTGAGCACGACATCCGCATGCACACCGACCGGGTGATGGACTCGATGCTGGCCTGCATGCGCAACAACGACATGCGCAGCTTCACTGACCTGTTCGCATCCGACTGCGTCATGGACTTCCCCTTCGCCCCACCCGGATATCCGACCCTGCACAGCCGTGACGACGTATGGGAGTACGTCAAGGACTACAGCTCCGTCCTGCGCATCGACGAGGTCATCGAACACCGTCGCCACCACACCATGGATCCCATGACCGCCATCGTGGAGTTCTCGGCGCGGGGGCAGGCGCTGCGCACCGGCAACAGCTACGTGGTCAACTACATCTCCGTGGTCGAGGTGGGACCGGACGGAATCCGCCGCTACTCCGACTACTGGAATGCGCTGGCCGCAGCCACCGCAATCGGCGGGGTGGAATCCCTGATGAGCGAGTTCGCCGGGCCGGCGAGATGA
- a CDS encoding TetR/AcrR family transcriptional regulator, producing the protein MPEMNVSRRSPGGVLDAEVTAAILDAALAELADLGYGRLSMDGVARRAKAGKAALYRRWPAKQDMVLAAVTRVSLPVALSSSTGDIRTDVVNLVSGVDAWISDPLMSRVLPDLLAEARRNPELAQALTSALGAPRRNYGRTIIEAAIERGEVQPDVDIEYVLDLVAAPVFWRVCGLRQETTPGFLDRVVGTALHALGLP; encoded by the coding sequence ATGCCTGAGATGAATGTGTCGCGCCGCTCGCCTGGCGGCGTCCTGGACGCCGAGGTCACCGCAGCCATCTTGGACGCGGCACTGGCCGAGCTGGCCGACCTCGGTTACGGCAGACTGTCGATGGATGGCGTGGCCCGACGGGCGAAGGCCGGCAAAGCCGCTCTGTACCGGCGGTGGCCCGCCAAGCAGGACATGGTGCTGGCCGCGGTCACGCGTGTCAGCCTGCCGGTGGCGCTGTCGTCGAGTACGGGGGATATCCGCACCGACGTCGTGAATCTCGTTAGTGGCGTTGATGCCTGGATCAGTGACCCCCTGATGTCGCGGGTTCTTCCCGACCTGCTCGCCGAGGCGCGACGCAACCCGGAGCTGGCCCAGGCGCTCACCTCGGCACTGGGCGCGCCCAGGCGCAACTACGGTCGCACGATCATCGAGGCCGCCATCGAACGGGGTGAGGTGCAGCCCGACGTGGACATCGAGTATGTCCTCGATCTGGTTGCGGCGCCTGTCTTCTGGCGGGTCTGCGGCCTGCGTCAGGAGACGACGCCGGGCTTCCTGGACCGCGTGGTCGGTACTGCTCTGCACGCTCTCGGGTTGCCATGA
- a CDS encoding CotH kinase family protein, with product MRDQHSPRRRFAHRIPVHVRQYWKLLALFITAMVVMVVLFGPGRVHPYITGDATIMAAEITDNITGTVDLFDTSVTHSLTIELTPAEYNDMITAYEKDGAKKWVTADITIDDTPISDVAVRLKGNSTLMGLRPDDARPGGGPPDGEMASQALASADDPTSLPLLIKFNRNADGRGYQGMTELSLRPGTPVLNEALALSLTAKTGQPTQRYTYAAYTVNGETTTRLLLEHPDDTYANTLFDSDGYLYKADANSRLEYRGSDQSEYADQFKAINSVDNGNLAPIINFLRWLDGADETEFDKHLGEWVEVDSLARYLATQNLLANADDMGGPGQNYYLWYDLDTEKITVVSWDLNLAMQSDATVGPDDEVQMGPPPGQGGATAANRPPPGGEGGGRMFGNPLETRFLESAAFSDVYLATYWNLYDQMYGDGRAHELLDEIATSVPVTDGLSQDDLVAATESMREWLDERTTALDALRNE from the coding sequence ATGCGGGACCAGCACAGCCCACGTCGCCGGTTCGCTCATCGGATTCCCGTGCATGTGCGGCAGTACTGGAAACTGCTGGCACTGTTCATCACTGCGATGGTCGTCATGGTGGTCCTGTTCGGGCCCGGCCGGGTCCATCCGTACATCACTGGCGATGCCACCATCATGGCCGCGGAGATCACCGACAACATCACAGGCACTGTCGACCTGTTCGACACGAGCGTCACCCACTCGTTGACCATCGAACTCACCCCTGCCGAGTACAACGACATGATCACCGCTTACGAGAAGGACGGTGCCAAGAAGTGGGTCACCGCTGATATCACAATCGACGACACTCCGATCAGCGACGTGGCAGTGCGGCTGAAAGGCAACTCCACCCTGATGGGGTTGCGGCCGGATGATGCACGCCCGGGCGGCGGGCCGCCCGACGGCGAGATGGCTTCCCAGGCCCTGGCTTCTGCTGATGACCCCACATCACTACCGCTGCTGATCAAGTTCAACAGGAATGCCGACGGGCGCGGATACCAAGGCATGACTGAGCTCTCGCTCCGGCCGGGGACTCCGGTGCTCAATGAAGCGCTCGCATTGTCGTTGACGGCGAAGACGGGACAGCCCACGCAGCGGTACACCTACGCCGCGTACACCGTCAACGGCGAGACCACCACGCGACTGCTTCTGGAACACCCCGATGACACCTACGCCAACACGTTGTTCGACTCCGATGGCTACCTCTACAAGGCAGATGCCAACTCCCGGTTGGAATACCGCGGTAGCGACCAGTCGGAGTACGCCGACCAATTCAAGGCGATCAACTCCGTGGACAACGGCAACCTCGCCCCGATCATCAACTTCCTGCGATGGCTGGATGGAGCTGATGAGACCGAGTTCGACAAGCACCTCGGCGAGTGGGTGGAGGTCGATTCGCTGGCACGGTACCTGGCCACCCAGAATCTCCTGGCCAACGCCGACGACATGGGCGGCCCCGGCCAGAACTACTACCTCTGGTACGACCTGGATACCGAGAAGATCACGGTGGTGTCGTGGGACCTGAACCTCGCCATGCAGAGCGACGCCACCGTGGGGCCCGACGACGAGGTGCAGATGGGGCCTCCCCCAGGGCAGGGCGGCGCCACGGCGGCGAACCGCCCCCCACCGGGCGGCGAGGGCGGCGGACGCATGTTCGGAAATCCACTAGAGACACGGTTTCTCGAATCTGCTGCATTCAGCGACGTGTATCTTGCGACGTACTGGAATCTGTACGACCAGATGTACGGCGACGGGCGGGCCCACGAACTGCTCGATGAGATCGCCACATCCGTTCCTGTGACCGATGGGCTGAGCCAGGATGATCTGGTTGCGGCAACAGAATCCATGAGGGAGTGGCTGGACGAACGCACAACGGCGTTGGACGCCCTTCGCAACGAGTGA
- a CDS encoding DUF4956 domain-containing protein, translated as MTIDFQDLSGTFTVFDVCVSLALSFVLASLIGWVYRYTHKNVSYSQSYVQTLVMVCMVISVIMLVVGSNIARAFALVGALSVIRFRNAIKETRDVGFIFLAMAVGMTTGTRFYTLAIAATVVICLVLLIMYRFNWFKLDVQRQVVKVQVPPEPEYTKRVEDVLIDYCSEFELVSTESARAGALNELYYTAQLKKGRKSADLIAALAEVNTGQRVTVLTGYDQTDI; from the coding sequence GTGACAATAGATTTCCAGGACCTGAGCGGCACCTTCACCGTGTTCGATGTCTGCGTGTCGCTGGCACTGTCGTTCGTGCTGGCGTCGCTCATCGGTTGGGTCTACCGCTACACCCACAAGAACGTCTCCTACAGCCAATCCTATGTGCAGACGTTGGTCATGGTCTGCATGGTGATCTCGGTGATCATGCTGGTGGTCGGCTCGAACATCGCGCGGGCCTTCGCCCTCGTGGGTGCGTTGTCGGTGATCCGATTCCGCAACGCCATCAAGGAGACTCGCGACGTCGGATTCATCTTCCTGGCCATGGCAGTCGGAATGACCACCGGAACCCGCTTCTACACCTTGGCCATTGCCGCCACCGTGGTGATCTGCCTGGTCCTGCTCATCATGTACCGCTTCAACTGGTTCAAGCTCGACGTCCAACGGCAGGTCGTCAAGGTCCAGGTTCCGCCCGAGCCCGAATACACCAAGCGCGTCGAGGACGTCCTGATCGACTACTGCTCGGAGTTCGAATTGGTGTCCACTGAGTCGGCCCGCGCCGGTGCCCTCAACGAGCTGTACTACACGGCCCAGTTGAAGAAGGGCCGCAAGTCCGCAGACCTCATCGCCGCTCTGGCAGAGGTCAACACCGGCCAGCGCGTCACGGTACTGACCGGGTACGACCAGACCGACATCTGA